In uncultured Fretibacterium sp., a single genomic region encodes these proteins:
- the queD gene encoding 6-carboxytetrahydropterin synthase QueD, with product MLLRKEFTFDAAHNLVRYHGKCEALHGHTYRLAVVLEGTPDTEGMILDFCELSAIVKERVVSRLDHTYINDTIPQPTAENIAQWIWDQIEAPLSLPNCRLHEVWLWETATSCVVLSASDRTGRMGGEGRP from the coding sequence ATGTTACTTCGTAAGGAGTTCACGTTTGACGCAGCGCACAATCTCGTCCGGTATCACGGGAAGTGCGAGGCCCTGCACGGGCACACCTATCGTTTGGCCGTCGTCCTCGAGGGGACGCCGGATACGGAGGGGATGATCCTCGACTTCTGCGAGCTCTCCGCTATCGTCAAGGAGCGCGTCGTCTCACGGCTCGATCATACCTACATCAACGATACCATCCCGCAGCCCACGGCGGAGAACATCGCCCAATGGATATGGGATCAAATAGAGGCTCCACTCTCCCTGCCCAACTGTCGTCTGCACGAGGTCTGGCTCTGGGAGACTGCGACCAGCTGCGTCGTCCTGAGCGCTTCGGACCGGACCGGCCGGATGGGGGGCGAAGGGCGACCGTGA
- a CDS encoding lysophospholipid acyltransferase family protein, producing MTPASWILRRFQALAAPGWRARATAAFFSAALDVIAPRKGRIDSNLSLVYPDRDRAWRVRVRRQLYGHLAWTVTELMVLQRDPRQALHWVEEVEGFHWVEECRSQGRGALFLSAHFGNWELLAAWYAQVCRRDGGPSFHIVSQEIHDRGISDLLREYRERCGIGLLPKGTSTLEFVRLLRAGAHIALLADISWLGGVRLPFMGHECTNTTGPAVLSSLASVPIVPVGIYRLAPFKHRVRFFPPLPLPDERNRLRRAELLTLEVNRALEKIIAPRPDLWFWMHNRWKT from the coding sequence TTGACCCCTGCGTCCTGGATATTGAGGCGTTTTCAGGCTTTGGCCGCCCCCGGCTGGAGGGCGCGGGCGACGGCCGCCTTCTTCAGTGCCGCGCTCGATGTCATCGCTCCCCGTAAGGGACGAATAGACTCCAACCTGAGCCTCGTATACCCTGACAGGGATCGTGCGTGGCGGGTCCGCGTCCGGCGGCAGCTTTACGGGCATCTGGCCTGGACCGTAACGGAGCTCATGGTCCTGCAGCGGGATCCTCGGCAGGCCTTGCACTGGGTCGAGGAGGTCGAGGGGTTCCATTGGGTGGAAGAGTGCCGGTCGCAGGGCAGGGGCGCCCTTTTTCTGAGCGCGCATTTTGGAAACTGGGAGCTCCTAGCGGCCTGGTACGCGCAGGTATGCAGACGCGATGGAGGTCCCAGCTTTCATATCGTCTCGCAGGAGATCCATGACCGCGGCATCTCCGACCTGCTCAGGGAATATCGGGAGCGCTGCGGCATAGGCCTGTTGCCCAAGGGTACCTCCACCCTGGAGTTCGTACGCCTCCTGAGGGCGGGCGCGCATATCGCCCTTCTCGCGGACATCTCCTGGCTGGGCGGGGTGCGGCTGCCCTTCATGGGGCATGAATGCACCAATACCACAGGGCCAGCCGTGCTTTCGAGCCTGGCTTCCGTCCCCATCGTTCCGGTCGGGATCTACCGCCTGGCGCCCTTCAAGCACAGGGTGCGCTTCTTTCCTCCACTGCCCCTGCCGGATGAGCGAAACAGGCTCCGCAGGGCGGAATTGCTGACCCTGGAGGTGAACCGGGCCCTGGAGAAGATCATCGCCCCGAGGCCGGATCTGTGGTTCTGGATGCACAATCGCTGGAAGACATGA
- a CDS encoding YggS family pyridoxal phosphate-dependent enzyme, with translation MTIEDNVSLVRERIACCAERAGRRASEIRLVGVTKTRTVEEMRRAAPLIDAIGENRVQEALTKKTSWDSESKLEWRLIGHLQKNKARKAVEVFDSVDSVDSMGIALTLDRIAMELSRSLPVLIEVNTAGEASKTGIDPGGFPELLDRVLNSQHLVLQGLMTIGPLTDDESQVRRAFASLRELLDRARFSSGRELPILSMGMSGDFEWGILEGSTMVRIGTALFGPR, from the coding sequence ATGACCATTGAAGACAACGTTTCGCTAGTGAGAGAGCGGATAGCGTGCTGCGCCGAACGGGCCGGCAGAAGAGCCTCCGAGATCCGGCTCGTGGGAGTGACCAAGACTCGGACCGTGGAGGAGATGCGCCGTGCCGCGCCCCTTATCGATGCCATCGGAGAGAATCGGGTGCAGGAGGCCCTTACCAAGAAAACGTCATGGGACTCCGAGTCGAAGCTCGAATGGCGGCTGATTGGTCATCTTCAGAAGAACAAGGCTCGCAAAGCGGTCGAGGTGTTCGACAGCGTGGATTCTGTCGACTCCATGGGGATCGCCTTGACCTTGGATCGTATCGCCATGGAGCTCAGCCGCTCCCTTCCGGTGCTGATCGAGGTCAACACCGCCGGGGAGGCGAGTAAGACGGGGATCGATCCCGGAGGTTTTCCGGAGTTGCTGGATCGTGTCCTGAACTCTCAGCATCTGGTCCTGCAAGGATTGATGACCATCGGTCCGCTGACGGACGACGAATCGCAGGTGAGGAGGGCCTTTGCCTCCCTGAGGGAGCTTTTGGACCGGGCCCGCTTCTCTTCCGGCCGGGAACTGCCGATCCTCTCCATGGGGATGAGCGGAGATTTCGAGTGGGGGATCCTGGAGGGTAGCACGATGGTTCGCATCGGGACGGCGCTTTTTGGGCCTCGTTGA
- the sepF gene encoding cell division protein SepF — MRKLMQLLGFYGDEDYDEPEEQEQYGEKPQPFKKMHSGRKREETRPQAPLRMVFFKGVPSEEIKLRLRDILLDGVMILLDLHELDPQSFEEIGRPFINFMGGVAFAHKGRMEFIEPAFYIVTPHEGMFEEWAEEALGNAGSFDRQGR; from the coding sequence GTGAGGAAATTGATGCAGCTCCTGGGATTTTACGGCGATGAGGACTATGATGAACCCGAGGAGCAGGAACAGTATGGAGAAAAGCCCCAGCCCTTCAAGAAAATGCACTCTGGGCGGAAGCGGGAGGAGACGCGGCCGCAGGCTCCATTGAGGATGGTCTTCTTCAAGGGGGTTCCCTCCGAGGAGATCAAGCTGAGGCTTCGCGACATTCTGCTGGATGGCGTCATGATTCTCCTGGATCTGCACGAGCTGGATCCTCAGAGCTTTGAAGAGATAGGACGTCCTTTCATCAACTTCATGGGCGGGGTTGCTTTTGCCCATAAAGGGCGGATGGAATTTATCGAGCCCGCCTTTTACATTGTGACGCCGCATGAAGGCATGTTCGAGGAATGGGCTGAGGAGGCGCTGGGGAATGCCGGATCTTTTGACCGCCAAGGACGTTGA
- the folE2 gene encoding GTP cyclohydrolase FolE2 produces the protein MKDVQRERDLRNIAIDRVGVRDVNYPITVMDPLNGTQSTIASVSMSVLLPHEYRGTHMSRFIETLEEYKGKVSMTTLRALAEHLRSKLDASEASIRFDFPYFVRKKAPVSGIESFMRYEASLEGISCGSEFDMKVGVGVPVQTLCPCSKEISRMGAHNQRAFVRLKVRSSGLVWFEELIRTVEDASSTPLYTLLKREDEKFVTERAYETPRFVEDLARELAVALDRDDRIVWYDISVASAESIHRHDAFAELVRDKRS, from the coding sequence GTGAAGGACGTACAGAGGGAAAGGGACCTGCGCAATATCGCGATCGACCGCGTAGGGGTGCGCGACGTCAATTATCCCATCACCGTCATGGACCCGCTGAACGGAACGCAATCAACCATCGCGTCGGTCTCCATGAGCGTGCTGCTTCCCCACGAGTATCGGGGAACCCACATGAGCCGCTTCATCGAGACCCTGGAGGAGTATAAAGGAAAGGTATCGATGACGACCCTCAGGGCGCTGGCCGAGCATCTGCGCTCGAAGCTGGATGCCTCGGAGGCCTCCATAAGGTTCGATTTTCCCTATTTTGTCCGTAAGAAGGCCCCGGTATCCGGCATTGAGAGCTTTATGCGATATGAGGCCAGTTTGGAGGGAATCAGTTGCGGCAGCGAGTTTGACATGAAGGTTGGCGTCGGAGTTCCCGTGCAGACGCTCTGTCCCTGCTCGAAGGAGATCTCGAGGATGGGGGCGCACAATCAGCGTGCCTTCGTCCGCCTGAAGGTCCGCAGCTCAGGGCTCGTCTGGTTCGAGGAACTGATCCGAACGGTCGAGGATGCTTCCTCGACCCCGCTCTATACCCTCCTGAAGCGGGAGGATGAGAAGTTCGTGACCGAGCGGGCCTACGAAACGCCCCGTTTTGTCGAGGACCTTGCGCGAGAGCTTGCCGTGGCTCTCGACCGAGATGACCGGATCGTCTGGTACGATATATCGGTCGCCAGTGCGGAGAGCATCCACCGTCACGACGCCTTCGCCGAGCTGGTTCGGGACAAGAGGAGCTGA